TCTGCTAGCCTTTTGGTTAAAAAAGCCCATTTGGGTGGTGAGAACAACAATGACTCTGTGAAATGTGGTACTATGTTGAATTTGTCTACACTAGGAACTGATGAGATGGATGGCTCTGAATGTGCTGGCTCATCTAATGACGCTGCAGGAGGGAGATTAAGCTGCACTTGTGTTCCTTACTTGAATGATGAATCAAATACTACTGATTCTTCAGACTTTGACGGGTCCACTTTCATGGAACATGGTTTGGGAGAAGAAAGCAAAAGCTGCCAGAAGTTTCCATGTGCCTATGTTTATAACCCCGATTATGCCACTACAGATTCCTTCTTTGGCAAGTGGAGCAATGACAATAGTGGGAACTACTGTGTCAATGTTGAGGCCAGGTTAACTCTGAACGATGAAAATAGTCTTGATCATTCTCAACCGGTGGCTTCCACAGGTCTGAATGATGTGAGTAAGTGCCAGTTGATAAGGCCACATCTTAGTGCTACTCATACTGAAGGTACCAACTATCCTTTAGAGAGCAGATCTTGTTCGTCTAAGGATGTTACTGATAGTTGTAGTCATACTGAAAGAGTTCAGTGCAGCAGTGAGGCCTGCAGCAGTAAGGACTCTCTTCAAATTTGTTCAGGGAGCAGGAACAGAAGATCAAGAAAAACAACGAGCTACAGTGATTTTACTGCGTCTAACAGAGTAATCGGTGCTAATAGGAACAAGAATAATGGAAAAAATAGTTTGTCTGTATGGCAGAAAGTAGAAAGAAATGACAAGATCATATCTAAAGCAGGACATTCAAGTAATCCACCTATTCAGCAAAAGAGTGCACACGAGGACAGTAACAAGGGTGTACAGGAAGATACAACAAGAAATCGGGCAAAGCATAATCAGAATAGGAAAGCATGCAAACATGAGTCCCCAAATGGGACACTTGAACTGGAGTCTACCAAAGAAGAACAAGATGCATTGGGCTCATGCCAAACATTTTCCAAACTCATCTACAAGAAGCAAGCGCCCTTCCTACGCAGCTCTTCTTCAAAACAAGGTTCTCAGTCATCGAAAAACTACTATGCTCCTAGGAACAGTATCCCCAAGGTGCCAAAGGATTCCCTGCAGCAAGAAGCATTGCCTACGCTGCTGCTAGTTCAGGCCAATGACATCGGTGGTAGATCAACCTCAAATTCTTGTTCGGCTGACAAAGTTGTTCAAACTGGAGATAGCAGCAACTATCCAACTGAGGGAAATAAGAGTTCACAATCTAGTATTGATGTAGCTGCATCAGTATCTTCCAACTTGTTTCCAGATTTGACACTACGAGCTGCTTCTGATGGTGCCCACATATCAGATCTTTACTCTTTATGTCCTCAAGACAAGGGCACATACACTAGTTGGAGCTCCAAGAACTCGTGTACAGATCGTTGCACTGCAGAAACTGAGGAAGCTCGATCTGTGAAGCTAACAACGGAGAATAATTCTCAAGAATCCTGTCAGTGGTATTCTGCTGCTGGACACCTGTCACAGAAATGGGTTCCTGTTGGAAAGAAAGAGGCGTCTAATGTGATCCATTTAGATGTCTCAGAGGCTTCTGTTGTCAAAGGTATAGTTCCAGCTAATGATATTTCCGATTCAGTTGGTCCTGTATCAACCAATGGTGGAGATAGCAAATTAGCTAGTGAAATGACTTCTAAACTGAGCTCATCTGAACACGCTGATTTAAAAAGGCAAGCATATGATGGAATTGAGACTGGTTGCAACAAGATAAAAGAAGCCATCAGTTATGTTTTCACAGCACAGCGACGAGCAGAAGACATCCAACATCGCATTGGTAGGCTTCTTGCAGATTTTGAACATTTTGTTAGCTCTGCTTCTCCAGTTGTGCACCGTAACCCTTGCCCTGCTGGCTGTAAATTTTACTTGCAAGAATCTGTGGAGGATGGTTTATGTTTCCATCAGACTCCAGACATCACTCTAAGAACTGTCTGGAGGTGGTACGAAGAACCTGGCTGCTATGGTTTGGAAGTGAAGGCACAAGACTTCCGTAGATCAAAAGGCTTGGGGAATAGCCATTGCCAGTTTACTACCTATTTCGTGCCATATCTATCTGCTGTTCAACTTTTCAAACAGACTAAAAGAACCAGTGGTGGAAGCATTGTTAAGGAAACAATGGATGGGGATATGACGTGCGAAACATCTCCGCATCTTTCTTTCAAAAAAGAAGAAACATCTCCGCATCAGAACCTGCCACCTATCTTTGCAAAGCTTCTGCCACAACAATCTAATCCAATAAACAGATCATCTACCTTTCACACTGAAGACGATCGACAGTTAGTCAATGGCGAGCTCATATTTGAATTTTTTGAATCTGAACAACCATACTCGCGGCGACAGTTATTTGACAAGTGAGTTAAATTAGTAATTATATATAAACAGGGTGCCTGCATGCTTATTGTTAGCCTTTTAGTTGTGACGATGGCGCTAATCTTGTTTATTATAAAAATTCACATTCCCATTTTTACTATCTTCCTTGTTATTGCACTTGAGCCATTCCTTGTTACTGATGGTTTATGATTTTCGACTTGTGGTTCATTCTTGTACACTGAACACTAGGAAATGTGTTTCTTTTGTAAAACGTTCTTACAGAAGACTCATTGCACTCCTACTAGGGTAAATGAGCTGATTGCTGGTGCGAAACCTGTGAATTGCCAAATTTTTGGAGACCCAAAGAGTTTGGAGCTGAGCCTGCATGATCTCCATCCAGCCTCTTGGTCTGTTATAAGCTCTCTACTTATATCGGTGCGTGCCATTATCATGTTGCTTTGGTTGTATGTAGATGTGTAAAACTTTTCTTGAATTTCAGGTATTGTGTCGCATGGTATCCCATATACCGTATACCAGATGGTAAATTGCAGGCTGCATTCTTGACATATCATTCTCTTGGGCACTGGATTGGTCGGATTAGCTCAGCAGACGAGGCTGTTATTTTGCCTGTCATAGGCCTGCAGTCTTACAATGACAAGGTAAAGAACCAACGTGTCTCATGGTACATGGTTATTAACTGAAAATGGTTTGCATGGTTTGAGGTTTCCAAGCTTGATGTTTCTGCGTCCTGAGATGATTACAGTTTGATTTGTGTCATAAACATATCTCTTACTTACTGGATGGTCATCTTGGAAATGGTTTGAACTAGCTAAACGGTAACTACCTGGTGGTATTTCCCTGCAGACCAAGATCCTGTCTTTTTGCAGAAAACCAGCTGAACACGTTGAACCTTTACAAAGACTATTTTCTCCAATCTAGTGCCCTTATGAAAGGTTCATCTAGAGCATGCATTAGAGTCAAAAGGACTCTAGGGGCTTAGTGGAGCTGCTGCTCGTTTGTGACCCAGTAAATGTTGGATTAGTGGTGGGTCCTGGCCATGTGGAGTGTTGGTTGGTTTTTTGGGGCCCTGGTCAATGCTGCTGGGAAAGCAGTCCTGGCCATGTGCAGTAGTAGGGTGCTTTTATCGTGCTCTGTCGGTTGGTTCTCAcctttatatttattttgtgaATGCAGGCGGAGCGGTGGTTTGAGATGAGCAAACCCGGTTCAGAAGCTGGTGGGCCACCAGAGGATGGACAGTGTGGTGAAGCGCCCCAGGTTCTGAAGCAGAGGGTGCGTGCTCTGAATGATGCTGCAGCGGTGATGTCCAGGGCCAACGTGGCCAAGAGTGGGCAGATGACTAGAAACAGGCACCCAGATTACGAGTTCTTCCTCTCACGCTACCGATAGCTCCGTCCTGGAGCAGCGACTGGAGCTGTGTACGTCGCAGATCTAGCTCTGGGAACTAGGTGAACTATGGTACTCTTTGTCTGTATATATATTAGCAGTGATCTGTGGAAGATAGCAGAGGGAGTGAGTTTTGTCGGATTTAGGGTGATGTGTACATATGAAAACAACCACCACTAGTGCAGTTAGTTTTGACTGTTAGTATATATTATCATGAGTGAGGAGAAAGTCTGGTGTTTATTTATCATCAGTTGATATAGTTAACATGAAGATGATAGCATACATAGATAACACGCACGGCAGAAATTGCCAGATTGGCCTGAGGCACTAGGCTACGGGCACTTGGGCTTGCCGGTTTTTGGGTTGACCATGGTGTCATAGCAGGGGCAGAGGTGGCGTGTCTCCTGGCCGGTTCCCGGCGGCACGCAGCTGCAGCGGTTGCAGCAGACGTTGCACATCTTGTTGCACATCTTGTTCTTCCAGTTTCTGCCGCAGCGCTCCAGGCAGCTCGACGGGCAGTCTGCAGCATCGATCAGCAGACAACAAGGATGATTCTATTCTCTTTATTGTCCAGGAGGAAGCAAGAGAGGAGTTAGATGCACACGTCGTTACCTATCTTTGGGGGAGTCTGGAGCAGGGATCGATGCTGCTCCTGCATCATCATCATACATAAGCCAGATCTGATGCTTTTTGCGTGTGTGTAGGTGGTGTTCCTGTGATCCAAGAATGCAAAGGTAAGGTCAGATCAACTAACTTACCTGCAACTCCTGTGGATCATCAGCATCAACAGCAAGGGCAGCCAtgaggatgaagaagaagacgaaGAAGAGAACATGGAGGAGGATCCGCTGCTTATTCTTCATGCTGCTTCAATTCTAAAGTATCTTGTGGCCTGGCTAGGAAGGAATGAGTGCAGTGCAGAACGGCAGGATGCCTCATCTTTATTGATATCACCAAGGCCTTAATATAGGCAAGTACAAGTACAGGGGTTATTTACATGAGCGGTGATAAGGATCACACACTAGTCAAATGGAGCTACATCTGAGGAGAGCCTTTGCATGTAGTGGTGGACCTGAACTCCACGATCGTTACCTGCCAATAGCCCCCTCTCAGCCTGGACGTGGTGAAATGTGCAGGCTGTTTCTGAACTCATCAAATAGTACTCGTGGCAGGCCTTTGGTGAATATGTCTTCAAATTGTGACCGAGATGGAACATGCAATACTTACACCGAGAGATACTTTGTCCCTGACACTGACAAAGTGAAGATCAATCTCCACGTGTTTTATTCTTTGATGCTGCACAGGGTTGGAGGACAGGTATTGTGCACTGACATTATCACAATATACCAATGTTGCACGGTGAGGAGGACGTCGCAGCTCGTTGAGAAGTTAAGGAAGCCAACAGGTTCCAGAGACTGCATTTGCCACAGACCGGTATTTGGCCTCCGTACTCGGACGAGAGCTGACATGCTGTCTTTTTGAGGACCATGCCACAAGGTTGTTGCCAAGATAGACACAATAATCAGATGTTGATCGTTGGGTGTTCAGGCATCCGGTCCAATCTGCATCTGAATATGCGACAATGTCTGTGGAAGCTGAGCGGGTTAGATGCAATCCATAATCTGGAGTCCCACTGAGATAGCGTAGAGCCCATTTGAGCAGCAGAAGATGTGGTTTCTTTGAATCATGTATGAATAGACAGATTTGTTGCAGGGCATAAGATATGTCTGGTCGGGTAAGGGTAAAGTATGAAGTGCCCGTGCTAGACTTCTCTATTCCGTTGGATCTGCTACTGGTTTGCCGACAGAAGCTGAGACTTTTGGTTTTGTATCAATGGAAGTGCAGCATGGATAAAATGTGCTCATGTTGGCACGGTCAAGTAGATCATTGACATACTGCTCTTGCATGAGGAAAACTCCAGAAGGTGCTGGGGTGACGTGTACGCGCAAGAAGTGTGACAGTGGACCAAGATCACTCATTGCAAATTCATTGCGAAGCTTGGATATGATGGGTTGCAGAAGGAGAGTGGAATGCAGTGGGTATAATGTCATCCACTTAAAGCAGTATATATGATGTCCAAACGGGTGTGTGGAGAATGTAAAGTGATGAGTCAGCTCTAGATGCATGATAACCAAGAGAAAGAAGAAATTGTTTGAACCGCTGAAATCAAGTGCGTGGAGCTTGTTTCAGACCCATATAGTGATTTGTTGAGTTTGCAAACATGTGATGGGTTGGAGGCATCAAGAAATCCAGAACGCTGAGTGCAATAGACTGTTTCGGAGAGACTATCATGAAGGAAGTTCTTGATATCCAATTGATGAATTGGCCAAGAGGACATGGCAATGCTCAACACAACTCGTATTGTTGCTGGCTTGATCACAAGACTAAATGTCCCTCCATAATCAATACCAGGCTGCTGTGAAAATCCACGAACCACACAACATGCTTTGTATCGTGAAAAAGTTCCATCCGGGTTGTATTTGTGGTGGTAGATTCATTTGCCGCTAATCACACTGACATGTGCAGGCTTTAGAACAAGACACCAAGTATTGTTCTTCATTAGAGCATTatattcatcaagcatagcGTTGTGCCAATTGGAAGCTTTGAGGGCAGAATAATAACGTGGGTGGAATTGGAGAGAGAGTGAAAATTCTCATTTTTACTATCTTCCTTGTCATTGCACTTGACCCATTCCTTGTGATGGTCTATGATTCTCGACTTGTGGTTCATTCTTGTACACTGAACACTAGGAAATGTGTTTCTTTTGTAAAACGTTCTTATAGAAGACTCATTGCACTCCTACCAGGGTAAATGAGCTGATTGCTGGTGCGAAACCTGTGAATTGCCAAATTTTTGGAGACCCAAAGAGTTTGGAGCTGAGCCTGCATGATCTCCATCCAGCCTCTTGGTCTGTTATATGCTCTCTACTTATATCGGTGCGTGCCAGTATCATGTTGCTTTGGTTGTATGTAGATGTGTAAAGCTTGTCTTGAATTTCAGGTATTGTGTTGCATGGTATCCCATATACCGTATACCAGATGGTAAATTGCAGGCTGCATTCTTGACATATCATTCTCTTGGGCACTGGATTGTTCTGCCTGTCATAGCCCTGCACTTGATGTTTCTGCGTCCTGAGATGATTATAGTTTGATTTGTGTCATAAACATGTCTCTCTTACTCACTCACTGGATGGTCATCTTGAAAATGGTTTGAACTAGCTAAACCGTAACTACCTGATGGTATTTCCCAGCAGACCAAGATCCTGTCTTTTGGCAGAAAACCAGCTGAACACGTTGAACCTTTACAAAGAGTATTTGCCCCAATGAATCTAGTGCTCTTATTATTAAAGGTTCATCTTGAGCATGCATGAGAACCAAAAAGGACTCTGGGGGCTTAGTGGAGTATAGCAGAGGTAGGGAGTTGCTGATATAACTAACATGAAGATGATAGCATACATAGCACGCACTAGGCTACGGGCACTTGAGCTTGCCGGTGTGCGGGTTGACCATGGTGTCGTAGCAGGGGCAGAGGTGGCGTGTGTCCTGGCCGGTTCCCGGCGGCACGCAGCTGCAGCGGCTGCAGCAGACGTTGCACATCTTGTTGCACATCTGGTTCTTCCAGTTGTTGCCGCAGCGCACCACGCAACTCGACGGGCAGTCTGCAGCATCGATCGATCAGCAGACAACTcttgtacaggaggaggagaggagttAGCTGCACACTGTCGTTACCTATCTTCGGGGGAGCCTGGAGCAGGGATCTGATGCTCGAGCGATGCTGCTGCTGCACCTGCATCACCATCATACATAAGCCAGATCTGATGCTTTTTGCGTGATCCAAGAATGCAAAGCTAAGGTCAGATCAACCAACTTACATGCAACTCCTGTGAATCATCAGCATCGGCAGCAAGGGCCACCAtgaggatgaagaagaagaagacgacGAAGAAGGGGATCCGCTGCTTCTTCATGCTGCTTCAATTCTGTCAAGGAATTAGCAAGGGTTTAGGCAGGGTGGGCTGGAGACACTCCTCTTCCCTTCCTCTCTATCTATGGTTGGCGCCTATGCTCTGAGAGCGAGAGGGGCAGGCAAGGCAAGAATGAATGCAAGCACAACCAGAGACAGCTAGGTGGCAGATGCAAATGCACTACTGTAGCTAGCAATGCAAGCAGCACCATTCAATCACTagcttccttttcttttcctctttgaAAAAAGAAATAAATTGAAGGAATACCAGTACACTATGTAGTGGTTGCCCGGAGCAGAGCATGGCATGGCATAGCATGGGCTCTGTAACACTAGTGCTAACTGGAGTGGAGTGAAAAGGGCAAGGCAGCCAGAC
The genomic region above belongs to Panicum hallii strain FIL2 chromosome 4, PHallii_v3.1, whole genome shotgun sequence and contains:
- the LOC112889247 gene encoding uncharacterized protein LOC112889247 isoform X3; this translates as MPCALEVFDTRVQSTSHIQCNRSFDQNIGRHFSKGRLICKPVSVHPGNRDTALTVLPLGHDSDWKPAPFFSGIQEVNKVISLTSGDLGTEGLELLSAQPILPCCLGQLNERNMHDQADSSKPVSNGSPHRGSTLSQSRQRKTISSSSVAVPPCHVVAKKFPRPVATILRPDSDILHDDDKPSKRSYNKKGNKKGKQYGRTTRKKLNLASESTFEENTYGVSPTEVLPTNLLVDKLSEITSSASLLVKKAHLGGENNNDSVKCGTMLNLSTLGTDEMDGSECAGSSNDAAGGRLSCTCVPYLNDESNTTDSSDFDGSTFMEHGLGEESKSCQKFPCAYVYNPDYATTDSFFGKWSNDNSGNYCVNVEARLTLNDENSLDHSQPVASTGLNDVSKCQLIRPHLSATHTEGTNYPLESRSCSSKDVTDSCSHTERVQCSSEACSSKDSLQICSGSRNRRSRKTTSYSDFTASNRVIGANRNKNNGKNSLSVWQKVERNDKIISKAGHSSNPPIQQKSAHEDSNKGVQEDTTRNRAKHNQNRKACKHESPNGTLELESTKEEQDALGSCQTFSKLIYKKQAPFLRSSSSKQGSQSSKNYYAPRNSIPKVPKDSLQQEALPTLLLVQANDIGGRSTSNSCSADKVVQTGDSSNYPTEGNKSSQSSIDVAASVSSNLFPDLTLRAASDGAHISDLYSLCPQDKGTYTSWSSKNSCTDRCTAETEEARSVKLTTENNSQESCQWYSAAGHLSQKWVPVGKKEASNVIHLDVSEASVVKGIVPANDISDSVGPVSTNGGDSKLASEMTSKLSSSEHADLKRQAYDGIETGCNKIKEAISYVFTAQRRAEDIQHRIGRLLADFEHFVSSASPVVHRNPCPAGCKFYLQESVEDGLCFHQTPDITLRTVWRWYEEPGCYGLEVKAQDFRRSKGLGNSHCQFTTYFVPYLSAVQLFKQTKRTSGGSIVKETMDGDMTCETSPHLSFKKEETSPHQNLPPIFAKLLPQQSNPINRSSTFHTEDDRQLVNGELIFEFFESEQPYSRRQLFDKRLIALLLG
- the LOC112889247 gene encoding uncharacterized protein LOC112889247 isoform X1, translating into MPCALEVFDTRVQSTSHIQCNRSFDQNIGRHFSKGRLICKPVSVHPGNRDTALTVLPLGHDSDWKPAPFFSGIQEVNKVISLTSGDLGTEGLELLSAQPILPCCLGQLNERNMHDQADSSKPVSNGSPHRGSTLSQSRQRKTISSSSVAVPPCHVVAKKFPRPVATILRPDSDILHDDDKPSKRSYNKKGNKKGKQYGRTTRKKLNLASESTFEENTYGVSPTEVLPTNLLVDKLSEITSSASLLVKKAHLGGENNNDSVKCGTMLNLSTLGTDEMDGSECAGSSNDAAGGRLSCTCVPYLNDESNTTDSSDFDGSTFMEHGLGEESKSCQKFPCAYVYNPDYATTDSFFGKWSNDNSGNYCVNVEARLTLNDENSLDHSQPVASTGLNDVSKCQLIRPHLSATHTEGTNYPLESRSCSSKDVTDSCSHTERVQCSSEACSSKDSLQICSGSRNRRSRKTTSYSDFTASNRVIGANRNKNNGKNSLSVWQKVERNDKIISKAGHSSNPPIQQKSAHEDSNKGVQEDTTRNRAKHNQNRKACKHESPNGTLELESTKEEQDALGSCQTFSKLIYKKQAPFLRSSSSKQGSQSSKNYYAPRNSIPKVPKDSLQQEALPTLLLVQANDIGGRSTSNSCSADKVVQTGDSSNYPTEGNKSSQSSIDVAASVSSNLFPDLTLRAASDGAHISDLYSLCPQDKGTYTSWSSKNSCTDRCTAETEEARSVKLTTENNSQESCQWYSAAGHLSQKWVPVGKKEASNVIHLDVSEASVVKGIVPANDISDSVGPVSTNGGDSKLASEMTSKLSSSEHADLKRQAYDGIETGCNKIKEAISYVFTAQRRAEDIQHRIGRLLADFEHFVSSASPVVHRNPCPAGCKFYLQESVEDGLCFHQTPDITLRTVWRWYEEPGCYGLEVKAQDFRRSKGLGNSHCQFTTYFVPYLSAVQLFKQTKRTSGGSIVKETMDGDMTCETSPHLSFKKEETSPHQNLPPIFAKLLPQQSNPINRSSTFHTEDDRQLVNGELIFEFFESEQPYSRRQLFDKVNELIAGAKPVNCQIFGDPKSLELSLHDLHPASWYCVAWYPIYRIPDGKLQAAFLTYHSLGHWIGRISSADEAVILPVIGLQSYNDKAERWFEMSKPGSEAGGPPEDGQCGEAPQVLKQRVRALNDAAAVMSRANVAKSGQMTRNRHPDYEFFLSRYR
- the LOC112889247 gene encoding uncharacterized protein LOC112889247 isoform X2 — protein: MPCALEVFDTRVQSTSHIQCNRSFDQNIGRHFSKGRLICKPVSVHPGNRDTALTVLPLGHDSDWKPAPFFSGIQEVNKADSSKPVSNGSPHRGSTLSQSRQRKTISSSSVAVPPCHVVAKKFPRPVATILRPDSDILHDDDKPSKRSYNKKGNKKGKQYGRTTRKKLNLASESTFEENTYGVSPTEVLPTNLLVDKLSEITSSASLLVKKAHLGGENNNDSVKCGTMLNLSTLGTDEMDGSECAGSSNDAAGGRLSCTCVPYLNDESNTTDSSDFDGSTFMEHGLGEESKSCQKFPCAYVYNPDYATTDSFFGKWSNDNSGNYCVNVEARLTLNDENSLDHSQPVASTGLNDVSKCQLIRPHLSATHTEGTNYPLESRSCSSKDVTDSCSHTERVQCSSEACSSKDSLQICSGSRNRRSRKTTSYSDFTASNRVIGANRNKNNGKNSLSVWQKVERNDKIISKAGHSSNPPIQQKSAHEDSNKGVQEDTTRNRAKHNQNRKACKHESPNGTLELESTKEEQDALGSCQTFSKLIYKKQAPFLRSSSSKQGSQSSKNYYAPRNSIPKVPKDSLQQEALPTLLLVQANDIGGRSTSNSCSADKVVQTGDSSNYPTEGNKSSQSSIDVAASVSSNLFPDLTLRAASDGAHISDLYSLCPQDKGTYTSWSSKNSCTDRCTAETEEARSVKLTTENNSQESCQWYSAAGHLSQKWVPVGKKEASNVIHLDVSEASVVKGIVPANDISDSVGPVSTNGGDSKLASEMTSKLSSSEHADLKRQAYDGIETGCNKIKEAISYVFTAQRRAEDIQHRIGRLLADFEHFVSSASPVVHRNPCPAGCKFYLQESVEDGLCFHQTPDITLRTVWRWYEEPGCYGLEVKAQDFRRSKGLGNSHCQFTTYFVPYLSAVQLFKQTKRTSGGSIVKETMDGDMTCETSPHLSFKKEETSPHQNLPPIFAKLLPQQSNPINRSSTFHTEDDRQLVNGELIFEFFESEQPYSRRQLFDKVNELIAGAKPVNCQIFGDPKSLELSLHDLHPASWYCVAWYPIYRIPDGKLQAAFLTYHSLGHWIGRISSADEAVILPVIGLQSYNDKAERWFEMSKPGSEAGGPPEDGQCGEAPQVLKQRVRALNDAAAVMSRANVAKSGQMTRNRHPDYEFFLSRYR
- the LOC112889250 gene encoding gibberellin-regulated protein 2-like, producing MKNKQRILLHVLFFVFFFILMAALAVDADDPQELQEQHRSLLQTPPKIDCPSSCLERCGRNWKNKMCNKMCNVCCNRCSCVPPGTGQETRHLCPCYDTMVNPKTGKPKCP
- the LOC112889249 gene encoding gibberellin-regulated protein 2-like, with the translated sequence MKKQRIPFFVVFFFFILMVALAADADDSQELHVQQQHRSSIRSLLQAPPKIDCPSSCVVRCGNNWKNQMCNKMCNVCCSRCSCVPPGTGQDTRHLCPCYDTMVNPHTGKLKCP